A single region of the Pseudomonas mandelii genome encodes:
- a CDS encoding N-6 DNA methylase — translation MSAVIDSRWSKALTLDRRRAPEFYAAGSKVAAGAHAEAIRFTLDELGLSAVSCINGVPTIAFLSDPLVSIERIDELHRILWNQGLMSMLLVIRSDELIAYSLVQRPLHSDQNRDKDPRLVKTLSLLSDALELRELLDAAESGRFWYENDGYFNPDNRVDSVLLANLLMAFRSLKDELGKDASQALLMQTMFVAYLEDRQIIGEAVFRAASQDRFGTLLELLGSGDPELFDALFTWLHGAFNGNLFKAPCAFETGDALPPKLKPEHLAVLTRFRCGHENMATRQLRFWGYDFRYMSIGLISAVYDRFLKEEADKKSADGAFYTPMFLADIVVNQLWDELTDEQKTHGIYCDPACGSGIFLVRLFQRLVEHHCQVKKKRHATWTDLKAIANRLHGGDINSSAVRVTAFSLYIALLEQSSPSDLPKLIKAGKLLPPLYGKTLLPGSDFFSVKDAPPFDVIIGNPPWNGRTGQLTTAQNWTTSNGYLAPAKDIAWGFVWKALEGIKPTGLVAFLLPAMGILHNTESQAARRMLLQRSRIRRIINMSDLCFQLFDGAQRPTAFVLYGPQKQEQAPYRFEYWIPKADLNLRLKRLVTLSRADRLTFRADLVAEDSTVFKRRLWTRAPEERLLQYLRTIPPISSLVQEFKAFKRSKVEFNRDEHWVIGQGFKPAQENRLNDPEYQTTIVEIVTRLPYLDASQFQAVAIPRVEASPWHTSVVHRAGFDAGFFGPHILIPQGVERAVGRVRAAFSEQDIVFRSSLQSITVPPGQERKAKVLTAVLNSSLAAWFYFHDTSYLGADRAKVPQGELLRLPFDDPENMPDPAKAFKAEKKLVALIDSELATAQKLLASRQDVLGAIDRLVFEYYGLDAGDVAIIEDTVHHVIPAMQPRRNSGLQSIWAQASSSQRATYASMLCNALSPYFRVPVKASLAARSSDVAVLKLTIGDEAAPYTEDTFGEFNDFLGSIAAKLPIDLPGNVQLIPDLRLIVDRDMYLVKPTALRHWLRSTALADAEQIAAEFVAAAALHGMEGVDHAGG, via the coding sequence ATGAGTGCGGTCATCGATTCCCGCTGGTCGAAGGCACTGACGCTCGACAGACGCCGGGCCCCCGAGTTCTATGCGGCCGGCAGCAAGGTCGCCGCAGGTGCGCATGCCGAGGCGATCCGCTTTACACTCGATGAATTGGGTCTATCGGCGGTTAGCTGTATCAATGGCGTTCCCACAATCGCCTTTTTGAGCGATCCCCTCGTTTCCATAGAGCGCATCGACGAGCTTCATCGGATTCTGTGGAATCAAGGTTTGATGAGCATGCTGCTCGTCATTCGCAGCGACGAATTGATTGCGTACTCGCTCGTGCAACGCCCGTTGCATAGCGACCAGAACCGGGATAAAGACCCACGCTTAGTCAAGACGCTCTCCCTTCTCAGCGATGCCTTGGAGCTGCGCGAATTACTCGACGCGGCTGAGTCGGGGCGGTTCTGGTATGAGAACGATGGCTATTTCAATCCGGACAACCGAGTTGACAGCGTTCTTCTGGCCAACCTACTGATGGCGTTTCGCAGCCTCAAGGACGAGCTTGGGAAAGATGCCTCTCAGGCGCTGCTGATGCAAACCATGTTCGTAGCCTACTTAGAGGATCGTCAGATCATCGGTGAGGCCGTATTTCGTGCCGCGTCACAGGATCGCTTTGGCACTCTGTTGGAGCTGCTCGGGTCCGGAGACCCTGAGCTCTTTGACGCGCTGTTCACATGGCTGCATGGTGCTTTCAACGGCAACCTCTTCAAAGCCCCTTGCGCATTTGAGACCGGAGACGCTCTGCCACCCAAGCTCAAGCCTGAGCATCTAGCCGTGCTCACGCGGTTCCGCTGCGGTCACGAGAACATGGCCACTCGCCAGCTTCGGTTCTGGGGCTACGACTTCCGTTACATGTCGATCGGACTCATTAGCGCGGTTTACGACCGGTTCCTGAAGGAAGAGGCGGACAAAAAGAGTGCAGACGGGGCATTTTATACCCCGATGTTCTTGGCCGATATCGTAGTCAATCAACTGTGGGACGAACTGACCGACGAGCAGAAGACGCATGGCATCTACTGCGATCCGGCTTGCGGATCTGGCATCTTCTTGGTGCGGTTGTTCCAGCGTCTGGTCGAGCACCATTGCCAGGTCAAGAAGAAGCGACATGCAACGTGGACCGACTTGAAAGCCATTGCGAATCGCCTCCATGGAGGAGACATCAACTCTTCCGCAGTGCGTGTCACGGCGTTTTCCCTGTATATCGCCCTCCTCGAACAATCGAGCCCTTCAGACTTGCCCAAACTCATCAAGGCCGGCAAGTTGCTGCCGCCTCTTTATGGGAAGACTCTACTTCCCGGGTCAGACTTCTTCAGCGTCAAGGATGCCCCCCCATTTGACGTGATCATCGGTAATCCGCCTTGGAATGGTCGTACCGGACAGCTGACAACAGCACAAAATTGGACCACCTCCAATGGCTACCTCGCGCCCGCCAAAGACATTGCATGGGGATTCGTATGGAAGGCCCTGGAAGGGATCAAGCCAACAGGCCTAGTGGCATTTCTGTTGCCTGCCATGGGGATCTTGCACAACACGGAGAGCCAAGCCGCGCGCCGGATGTTGCTGCAGCGGTCCAGGATCCGCCGAATTATCAACATGTCTGATCTCTGCTTTCAGCTTTTCGATGGAGCGCAGCGTCCAACCGCCTTCGTGCTGTATGGGCCTCAGAAGCAAGAGCAAGCGCCCTACCGCTTCGAGTACTGGATCCCCAAGGCTGACCTTAACCTACGACTCAAGCGCCTGGTGACGCTGTCGCGCGCCGATCGTTTGACGTTTCGCGCCGACCTAGTCGCCGAGGATTCCACCGTTTTCAAGCGTCGCTTGTGGACGCGGGCTCCCGAGGAACGACTGCTGCAATACCTTCGTACGATCCCGCCCATAAGCTCGCTTGTACAGGAGTTTAAGGCCTTCAAGCGTTCCAAGGTTGAGTTCAACCGGGACGAGCACTGGGTGATCGGGCAGGGTTTTAAGCCAGCGCAAGAGAACCGCCTGAACGATCCTGAGTACCAGACGACCATTGTCGAGATCGTTACTCGGCTGCCCTACCTGGATGCGAGTCAGTTCCAGGCAGTGGCCATACCACGAGTAGAGGCTAGCCCCTGGCATACATCAGTCGTTCATCGGGCAGGGTTTGACGCCGGATTTTTTGGGCCTCACATCTTGATTCCGCAAGGGGTGGAACGGGCCGTTGGCCGGGTGCGGGCGGCATTCAGCGAACAGGACATCGTGTTCCGAAGTTCGCTTCAGTCGATCACCGTGCCGCCTGGACAGGAACGTAAAGCTAAGGTGCTGACGGCCGTGCTAAACAGCAGTCTGGCGGCCTGGTTTTATTTCCACGACACGTCATACCTAGGAGCCGATCGGGCCAAAGTACCCCAAGGTGAATTGCTGAGGCTGCCGTTCGACGATCCTGAGAATATGCCGGATCCTGCAAAGGCGTTCAAAGCGGAAAAGAAGTTGGTGGCACTGATTGACAGCGAGCTTGCGACCGCGCAGAAGCTGCTTGCCTCGCGGCAAGATGTGTTGGGCGCCATCGACCGTCTGGTATTCGAGTATTACGGACTCGATGCCGGTGACGTGGCCATCATCGAAGACACAGTTCACCATGTCATCCCAGCAATGCAGCCCAGACGCAACTCCGGCTTGCAGTCCATCTGGGCGCAGGCTAGCTCGAGTCAGCGGGCGACCTACGCCTCCATGCTGTGCAACGCACTCTCTCCGTACTTTCGCGTACCCGTCAAAGCTTCATTGGCAGCGCGCTCCTCCGATGTGGCGGTGTTGAAGCTGACAATCGGCGATGAGGCGGCGCCGTACACTGAGGACACGTTTGGCGAGTTCAATGACTTCCTCGGGTCGATCGCCGCAAAGCTTCCCATCGATTTGCCTGGCAACGTGCAACTGATACCTGATCTGCGTCTCATCGTTGACCGCGACATGTATCTAGTGAAGCCCACGGCGCTGCGGCACTGGCTTCGATCCACAGCATTGGCTGACGCGGAGCAGATTGCAGCGGAGTTCGTAGCGGCCGCGGCCCTCCATGGAATGGAGGGGGTGGACCATGCTGGCGGGTAG
- a CDS encoding DUF1289 domain-containing protein yields MAKEIENPCISVCQLSSDLCVSCGRSKEDIRKWKRMKRPEKMAAVQRANVRLKGLKKAQG; encoded by the coding sequence ATGGCTAAAGAAATCGAAAATCCCTGCATCTCAGTTTGCCAACTGAGTAGTGATCTGTGTGTAAGTTGCGGGCGAAGCAAGGAAGACATCAGGAAGTGGAAACGCATGAAGCGGCCTGAAAAAATGGCCGCTGTGCAAAGGGCGAACGTGCGCTTGAAAGGGCTGAAGAAAGCACAGGGATAG
- the dmeF gene encoding CDF family Co(II)/Ni(II) efflux transporter DmeF, whose protein sequence is MNSTNINYTHDHVFLGSAHDENAKRTLWVVALTVVMMVGEITAGYITGSMALLADGFHMATHAGALGIAAAAYGYAKRHASSQRYSFGTGKVGDLGGFASALILGMVSLGIGVESVMRLLQPTDVQFGTATLIAIAGLIVNIVSALLLGHGHSHGHDHDEHGHTHAHHGNDNNLKSAYVHVLADALTSVLAIAALLAGRYLGWVWLDPAMGILGAIVIARWAWTLMGVTAGVLLDQTDAHVAEEIRELVEKPGDATITDLHVWRVGPQAHAAIVSVLGQASVNADSIRERLKPVHEVSHLTVEFRPA, encoded by the coding sequence ATGAACAGCACGAACATCAACTACACGCACGACCACGTGTTCCTTGGCTCAGCGCACGACGAAAATGCCAAGCGTACGCTTTGGGTTGTGGCTCTAACTGTTGTGATGATGGTTGGTGAAATCACTGCCGGGTATATCACTGGCTCGATGGCGTTATTGGCCGATGGCTTTCACATGGCAACTCATGCCGGCGCATTGGGCATCGCGGCGGCCGCTTACGGATACGCGAAACGCCACGCTTCCAGCCAGCGATACAGTTTTGGGACTGGAAAGGTCGGAGACTTGGGCGGATTCGCCTCGGCGCTGATTCTCGGTATGGTCTCTCTGGGAATAGGCGTTGAGTCTGTCATGCGCCTCTTGCAGCCAACGGACGTTCAGTTCGGCACCGCTACGCTCATCGCCATTGCCGGTTTGATCGTCAACATTGTCAGTGCCCTCTTGCTGGGCCACGGGCACAGTCATGGGCACGATCATGATGAGCATGGCCATACGCATGCCCATCACGGGAACGACAACAACCTGAAATCGGCCTACGTCCACGTCCTCGCAGACGCGCTCACTTCGGTTCTGGCCATCGCTGCACTGCTCGCCGGCCGGTATCTGGGCTGGGTGTGGCTGGACCCGGCCATGGGCATCCTCGGCGCCATCGTTATCGCGCGTTGGGCATGGACCTTGATGGGAGTCACCGCAGGTGTATTGCTGGATCAAACAGATGCGCACGTTGCCGAAGAAATCCGCGAACTGGTTGAAAAACCGGGGGATGCCACCATCACGGACTTGCACGTCTGGCGCGTTGGACCGCAAGCCCATGCGGCCATCGTCAGCGTCCTTGGTCAAGCGAGTGTGAACGCCGACAGCATTCGTGAACGACTCAAGCCGGTTCACGAAGTCAGCCATCTGACGGTCGAGTTTCGACCGGCCTGA
- a CDS encoding metal/formaldehyde-sensitive transcriptional repressor: MGHIAAHKDDLLKRVKRIAGQIQAVERALESDLDCSKTLHLVAATRGAINGLMEEIIEDHAREHVANPGLSEEERNKGVEELLEAIRRYSK; this comes from the coding sequence ATGGGTCATATCGCAGCACACAAAGACGATCTTCTCAAACGCGTAAAACGTATCGCCGGGCAAATTCAAGCCGTTGAACGGGCATTGGAATCGGATCTCGATTGCTCCAAGACACTGCACCTTGTCGCCGCCACACGCGGAGCTATCAACGGCTTGATGGAGGAAATCATCGAGGACCACGCGCGGGAGCATGTTGCGAACCCTGGGCTCAGTGAAGAGGAGCGTAACAAGGGCGTCGAAGAGCTTCTTGAAGCCATTCGTCGTTACTCCAAGTGA
- a CDS encoding antitoxin Xre/MbcA/ParS toxin-binding domain-containing protein yields MSESERWTVRCKDTGDGSGDAIVDLPPELLSQFGLSIGDVMTIEVVNGVIVLQPVHGLSTPSSSAGALREDFYQAYRMRLETYLHIPAQASDQAIHELIEAGFPAHSLQVLCDQGIISPAERDRIIPRRTFKTRLASNQHLKADESDRVYRAAHIAAMAVAVFGNIEKAQHWLSKPKSRFSGKSPCELLSTSLGVYRVEEMLIQVAEGLYC; encoded by the coding sequence ATGAGTGAAAGCGAGCGCTGGACGGTTAGATGCAAGGACACCGGCGACGGCAGCGGCGATGCGATAGTTGATTTGCCGCCAGAGTTACTTTCACAATTCGGCTTGAGCATCGGCGACGTAATGACCATCGAAGTGGTCAACGGCGTAATCGTGCTCCAACCAGTGCACGGCCTCTCAACTCCTTCCTCATCGGCCGGGGCTTTACGAGAAGACTTCTACCAAGCTTACAGAATGCGCTTGGAAACCTATCTCCATATTCCCGCCCAAGCCTCGGATCAGGCCATTCACGAACTGATCGAAGCTGGCTTTCCGGCCCATAGCCTCCAAGTACTTTGCGATCAGGGAATCATCAGCCCTGCCGAGCGTGACAGGATCATTCCCCGCCGGACGTTTAAAACGCGCCTGGCCAGCAACCAGCACTTGAAAGCCGATGAGAGTGATCGAGTGTATCGTGCGGCGCATATTGCCGCGATGGCCGTGGCGGTCTTCGGCAACATCGAAAAAGCCCAGCACTGGTTGTCCAAACCCAAATCACGCTTTTCGGGAAAAAGTCCGTGTGAGCTGCTTTCCACCAGCCTAGGCGTCTATCGAGTGGAGGAAATGCTGATTCAAGTGGCTGAGGGCTTGTACTGTTAA
- a CDS encoding HAD family hydrolase — MPVLAVIFDAFGTLVKIGVGTNPYRKILKIGIEQGRRPKVSDAEDLLSMSMDLRQAAEYFGITVENRYMIRLEEGLHEELTSIQAYSDGVAAVAALQAAGVKVAVCSNLAQPYASAIERLYPNLDGYAYSFAIGAIKPSFKIYQHVTQLVGVLPGES; from the coding sequence ATGCCCGTTTTGGCAGTTATATTTGATGCATTCGGCACGCTGGTAAAAATAGGTGTCGGAACAAATCCCTATCGGAAGATCCTAAAAATCGGGATCGAACAAGGTCGAAGGCCCAAAGTCAGTGACGCGGAGGATCTACTGTCTATGTCCATGGACCTTAGACAAGCCGCGGAGTATTTCGGAATCACTGTTGAGAACAGGTACATGATTCGACTTGAGGAAGGGCTTCATGAAGAGTTGACCAGCATCCAGGCTTATTCTGATGGAGTCGCTGCGGTGGCAGCTCTCCAGGCTGCTGGCGTAAAGGTCGCGGTTTGCTCCAATCTTGCCCAACCATATGCATCCGCAATCGAAAGGCTTTACCCAAATCTGGATGGTTACGCATACAGTTTTGCGATCGGAGCAATCAAACCATCATTCAAAATCTATCAGCATGTGACACAACTCGTTGGTGTGCTACCTGGAGAATCGTAA
- the tnpC gene encoding IS66 family transposase, whose translation MNLMPEDLPDDPVLLKQMLLEALSRQQVTAEAYQTHIVDLKEQIKLLRDRLFNRKSEQTVEPNTPQLALFNEPESEPMPSVGDADEEVVAPAPRRGKRKPLSADLPRIEVIHELPEHELTCACGCRKHVISEEVSEQLDIVPMQIRVIKHIRKVYGCRGCETAPVTADKPAQLIEKSMASPSVLAMLLTTKYVDGLPLHRFETVLSRHGIDIPRQTLARWVMQCSEHFQPLLNLMRDRLLESPVIHCDETRVQVLKEPGRDPTSQSWMWVQTSGPPDRKVVLFDYTSSRAQEVPLRLLESYRGYVMTDDYAGYNALALQPGVERLACMAHARRKLVEAQKVQPKGKTGRADIALTMINKLYGIERELKDSDDEQRLIGRQQKSVPILAQLKSWLEKTQPQVTPQSVLGKAVNYLANNWNRLERYVEAGFLPIDNNAAERAIKPFVIGRKAWLFSDTPKGATASAQIYSLVETAKVNGQEPYTWLRHVLEQLPHAQSVADYEALLPWNCSPEIRR comes from the coding sequence ATGAATTTAATGCCCGAAGACCTCCCAGATGACCCTGTTCTGCTCAAGCAAATGTTGCTTGAGGCGCTCAGCCGTCAGCAGGTTACGGCTGAGGCATACCAGACTCATATCGTCGATCTGAAAGAACAGATCAAGCTGCTGCGCGACCGCCTGTTCAATCGTAAATCTGAGCAGACCGTTGAACCCAATACCCCGCAATTGGCGCTGTTCAACGAGCCCGAAAGCGAGCCGATGCCTTCCGTCGGCGACGCTGACGAAGAAGTTGTGGCTCCGGCGCCACGTCGCGGCAAGCGCAAGCCTCTGTCGGCCGATCTGCCGCGTATCGAAGTCATCCACGAACTGCCCGAGCACGAACTGACCTGTGCCTGCGGTTGCCGCAAGCATGTGATCAGCGAAGAAGTCAGCGAACAGCTGGATATCGTGCCGATGCAGATCCGTGTCATCAAACATATCCGCAAGGTTTACGGTTGCCGTGGCTGCGAAACGGCACCGGTCACCGCCGACAAACCGGCTCAACTGATCGAAAAGAGCATGGCCAGCCCGAGCGTTCTGGCCATGTTGCTGACCACCAAGTACGTCGACGGCTTGCCGCTGCATCGTTTCGAGACGGTGTTAAGTCGACACGGTATCGATATACCAAGGCAAACACTGGCGCGCTGGGTGATGCAGTGCAGCGAACACTTTCAGCCACTGCTGAACCTAATGCGCGACCGATTACTGGAAAGCCCGGTGATCCATTGCGATGAAACCCGTGTTCAAGTATTGAAAGAGCCAGGTCGAGACCCGACCAGCCAATCCTGGATGTGGGTACAAACCAGCGGTCCGCCAGATCGTAAAGTCGTGTTGTTCGACTACACGTCCAGCCGTGCGCAGGAGGTTCCGTTGCGTCTGCTGGAAAGTTATCGCGGCTATGTGATGACCGATGATTACGCGGGCTATAACGCCTTGGCGTTGCAGCCGGGGGTTGAACGGCTGGCCTGCATGGCCCATGCGCGCCGCAAGTTGGTCGAGGCTCAGAAAGTGCAGCCGAAGGGCAAGACGGGACGTGCCGATATCGCCCTAACAATGATCAACAAGCTGTATGGCATCGAGCGCGAGCTCAAGGACAGCGATGATGAACAGCGTTTAATCGGCCGTCAGCAAAAGAGCGTACCGATCCTGGCTCAGTTGAAAAGCTGGTTGGAGAAAACGCAGCCCCAAGTCACGCCACAAAGTGTGCTGGGCAAGGCTGTTAACTATCTTGCCAACAACTGGAACCGGCTGGAGCGGTACGTGGAAGCCGGCTTTTTACCGATCGACAACAATGCGGCCGAACGGGCGATAAAACCGTTCGTTATCGGTCGTAAGGCGTGGCTGTTCAGCGACACGCCCAAAGGCGCTACCGCCAGTGCTCAGATCTACAGCCTGGTGGAGACCGCCAAGGTCAACGGCCAAGAGCCTTATACGTGGCTACGCCACGTACTGGAGCAGTTACCACATGCGCAGTCGGTCGCGGATTATGAAGCGCTGCTGCCGTGGAACTGTTCGCCAGAGATACGACGTTAA
- the tnpB gene encoding IS66 family insertion sequence element accessory protein TnpB (TnpB, as the term is used for proteins encoded by IS66 family insertion elements, is considered an accessory protein, since TnpC, encoded by a neighboring gene, is a DDE family transposase.) — translation MMRPDAKVQKVYLYPKPVDFRKSIDGLAALVELDIKVAVFDPVLFVFLNRHRNRVKILYWERNGFCLWLKRLESERFKTSPDAADEAIVLTVQELNWLLDGFDLWRNRPHQVLTPRFVA, via the coding sequence ATGATGCGACCCGACGCCAAAGTTCAAAAAGTTTATCTCTACCCCAAGCCCGTGGACTTCAGAAAGTCCATTGATGGCCTCGCTGCGCTGGTCGAGCTGGACATAAAAGTGGCGGTGTTCGACCCCGTGCTTTTTGTATTCCTGAATCGCCACCGTAACCGGGTGAAAATCCTCTACTGGGAGCGCAATGGCTTCTGCCTTTGGCTTAAGCGCTTGGAGTCTGAGCGTTTTAAAACATCACCCGATGCCGCCGACGAGGCCATCGTGTTGACGGTTCAGGAGCTGAACTGGCTGCTCGACGGTTTTGACCTGTGGCGCAACCGCCCTCATCAAGTTTTGACTCCAAGATTCGTCGCCTGA
- a CDS encoding TniQ family protein encodes MFDLLVNPAPKHDESLSGYLHRLGDCNGLWNGEVIKLFKDLTDEQASKWLDEDIRPVSWKDVALEIRAPQFNIQNVWSLINIKYCPVCLAGGFYWRELWDLTLYTTCIFHNVNLVYKCPMCQEKSTLKLLITKCCEKCQHPVFETLEPDRLVDEFRIWISAELEKRLRHGRDKNLEGIDSLTYQQFNFLAIRLGVRVISLKCFMNMIVVSTVFRDVAPDLAVAAGEMFLGWPKTFHSLLTDLKRQRASSHPWKLGLAFGPIYNDVYLSLIDQCYDFIRSEFEKYVIRYWEGPLAIRNRRLSECTLLAHRWLPYNQAARTVGLPENFLRRMRLSGELDDREFTYPCGKTVAVVDIEEVRKLSLVRHEPLNLRETSRLLSLSRKRIEQLIDAGVLRFFGGCPSAGEKWLVDYNSIVALRPSEFLTSPGEDFLTISQIAKHYLPTSSGLVELVRAIQSGEISAFCRADSDTISMGKWLVSQNELVLNKILVNISSQEKGMSVANAAKMLGVKEEVAYAMVRLGWLRSDIVQCSRRSAFVVSLEAIQHFKRNYILAPEAALILNAPRVRITFKLQEGGFLPVAGPGLLNARCRQYVWRRSKKLVAYLATAGKS; translated from the coding sequence ATGTTTGATTTGTTGGTGAATCCTGCACCTAAGCACGATGAGAGTTTATCTGGTTATCTACATCGCTTGGGGGATTGTAATGGTCTATGGAATGGTGAAGTTATAAAATTGTTCAAAGACCTCACAGATGAACAAGCGAGTAAATGGCTAGATGAGGATATTAGGCCTGTAAGCTGGAAAGATGTGGCCTTAGAAATTCGGGCCCCACAATTCAATATTCAGAACGTCTGGTCATTAATAAATATTAAGTATTGCCCGGTTTGCTTAGCAGGGGGATTTTATTGGCGTGAATTATGGGATTTAACTCTCTATACGACCTGCATATTCCACAATGTAAACCTCGTATATAAATGCCCCATGTGCCAAGAAAAATCTACTCTAAAACTCCTTATCACAAAGTGCTGTGAAAAATGCCAGCACCCTGTATTTGAGACGTTGGAACCAGACAGGCTAGTCGACGAATTCAGAATTTGGATTTCGGCCGAACTTGAAAAACGTCTTCGACACGGTCGCGACAAAAATTTAGAAGGTATTGATTCACTAACATATCAACAGTTTAACTTTTTAGCCATTCGTCTCGGAGTAAGGGTAATAAGTCTTAAATGTTTCATGAATATGATAGTCGTTTCAACAGTATTTCGGGATGTGGCTCCTGACTTAGCCGTTGCTGCTGGCGAGATGTTTTTGGGGTGGCCTAAAACGTTTCATAGTTTACTCACTGATCTAAAGAGGCAAAGGGCTTCTAGTCATCCATGGAAATTAGGTTTAGCATTTGGGCCAATTTACAACGATGTATATTTGTCGTTAATTGACCAGTGCTACGATTTTATTCGTAGTGAGTTCGAAAAGTACGTTATTCGGTACTGGGAAGGGCCGCTGGCTATAAGAAACCGGCGTTTAAGCGAATGTACGCTGCTTGCGCATCGTTGGCTTCCATACAATCAAGCGGCGCGAACTGTTGGGCTACCTGAAAACTTTCTCCGAAGGATGCGGTTGTCTGGTGAGCTTGATGATCGAGAGTTCACGTACCCGTGTGGGAAAACGGTCGCGGTGGTTGATATCGAAGAAGTTCGTAAGCTTTCTTTGGTTCGGCATGAACCTCTTAATTTACGAGAGACGTCTCGTTTGTTAAGCCTAAGTCGGAAGCGTATCGAGCAGTTGATAGATGCTGGGGTACTTAGATTTTTTGGAGGTTGTCCGAGTGCTGGAGAAAAATGGTTGGTTGACTACAATTCAATAGTTGCGCTCAGGCCATCAGAGTTTTTGACAAGTCCGGGCGAAGATTTTTTAACTATCTCACAGATTGCTAAGCACTATCTGCCCACATCGAGCGGGCTAGTGGAGTTGGTGAGAGCAATTCAGTCTGGCGAAATATCTGCGTTTTGCAGAGCAGACTCAGACACTATAAGTATGGGTAAATGGCTGGTTAGCCAGAATGAGTTGGTGCTAAATAAAATATTAGTCAATATTTCATCTCAAGAGAAAGGTATGTCAGTTGCCAACGCAGCAAAAATGTTAGGTGTCAAGGAAGAGGTAGCTTACGCAATGGTACGCCTTGGCTGGCTGAGAAGCGACATAGTTCAATGTTCACGACGGTCCGCCTTTGTTGTCAGTCTCGAAGCGATACAACATTTTAAACGAAACTATATTCTCGCCCCAGAAGCTGCGCTGATTCTGAATGCACCTAGAGTAAGAATTACATTCAAGTTGCAAGAAGGGGGCTTTTTGCCCGTAGCGGGCCCAGGTCTTTTAAATGCCCGCTGCCGACAATATGTATGGCGTCGGAGTAAAAAATTAGTGGCTTATCTTGCTACAGCAGGAAAATCTTGA
- a CDS encoding TniB family NTP-binding protein, translated as MSNYKENLAQFSLRHHFILSPQAERALTRLIEVHGDTRRTGTSKGLVIQGPSGVGKSTLIKEYVRELESAKRKEGVHRSVLIVEIPSSPTKKNLATAMLTAMKDPYADSRGHSAETKFARIILLLSNLGVEVVVLDEAQHLVDYKRNDAYEAADWIKSMMNETSITFVLVGLKRTEGLLWANEQLRRRFSATVDYNRFMLTESCWTQFAMLLQGIRELLPVASINFSDKEMIRRFYLASFGLIDYLIKVIDRSVWLVQHRDAEGINLPILCEAFKDEVWSAAPEERNPFSDAFDFKPLIRDCEPFENFDIIAA; from the coding sequence ATGAGTAATTATAAAGAAAACCTGGCCCAATTTTCCCTTCGTCACCACTTCATCCTTAGCCCTCAAGCAGAGCGAGCCCTGACCCGCCTGATTGAAGTCCATGGAGACACGCGGCGGACAGGGACCAGCAAAGGACTGGTTATACAAGGGCCAAGTGGTGTGGGGAAAAGTACATTGATCAAAGAGTATGTTAGAGAGTTGGAATCTGCAAAAAGAAAGGAGGGGGTACATCGCTCCGTACTCATTGTAGAAATTCCATCCTCTCCCACCAAAAAGAACCTGGCAACGGCAATGCTGACGGCGATGAAAGACCCTTACGCAGACTCTCGAGGTCACTCTGCAGAAACGAAATTTGCGAGGATCATTCTACTTTTAAGCAATCTTGGCGTTGAGGTGGTCGTTTTAGACGAAGCGCAGCATCTCGTGGATTACAAGCGTAATGATGCGTACGAAGCCGCAGATTGGATCAAGAGCATGATGAACGAGACTAGTATTACTTTCGTGCTCGTCGGCCTGAAGCGGACTGAAGGTCTGCTTTGGGCCAACGAGCAACTGCGTCGAAGATTCTCTGCCACGGTTGATTACAACCGATTCATGCTGACGGAGTCCTGTTGGACACAGTTTGCGATGCTGCTCCAAGGTATTCGTGAATTGCTGCCGGTGGCGTCTATTAATTTTTCGGACAAAGAAATGATCCGCCGTTTTTACCTGGCTTCGTTTGGTTTGATTGACTATTTAATCAAAGTTATAGATCGATCTGTTTGGTTGGTGCAGCATCGAGACGCAGAGGGTATTAATCTTCCGATACTTTGCGAGGCGTTTAAAGATGAAGTATGGAGTGCTGCGCCTGAGGAACGTAATCCCTTTAGTGATGCGTTCGACTTCAAACCATTGATTAGGGATTGTGAACCTTTCGAAAACTTCGACATTATCGCGGCTTAA